From Candidatus Acidulodesulfobacterium acidiphilum, the proteins below share one genomic window:
- a CDS encoding XRE family transcriptional regulator, producing the protein MKSINTELYKQIAEKIKSAIKEKNVTQEQIASKLNISAQQFQAYINKFDKNKIPLDYLIEIANFLNISPEYFYKKNQNIIPSASCISESQADDLSLDKSKYQTIPVYSFAGAGKFVNLTEIEPIDTLLVPKEFIKKKLAVVKVIGPSMEPYIKDGSYVGIDLNYKELVSGYIYCVNLDYEGALIKYVIKDRNGITLKSENPKFHDIFIKKEEIADGDHFVIGRVVWVWQNI; encoded by the coding sequence ATGAAATCAATTAATACGGAATTGTATAAACAAATAGCAGAAAAAATTAAATCTGCTATTAAAGAAAAGAATGTAACGCAAGAACAAATCGCAAGTAAGTTAAATATATCGGCTCAACAATTTCAAGCTTATATTAATAAATTTGATAAAAATAAAATTCCACTTGATTATTTGATAGAAATAGCTAATTTTTTAAATATTAGCCCTGAATATTTTTACAAAAAAAATCAAAATATAATTCCTTCCGCTTCCTGTATTTCAGAATCTCAAGCCGACGACTTAAGTCTCGACAAATCCAAATATCAAACCATTCCCGTTTATTCTTTTGCCGGCGCCGGAAAATTTGTAAATTTAACCGAAATCGAGCCTATTGATACGCTTTTAGTCCCGAAAGAATTTATTAAGAAAAAATTAGCCGTAGTAAAAGTAATCGGTCCAAGCATGGAGCCTTATATAAAAGACGGCTCTTATGTAGGAATTGACTTAAATTACAAAGAACTCGTATCGGGATATATTTATTGCGTTAATTTAGACTATGAAGGCGCTCTTATCAAATACGTCATTAAAGACAGGAACGGCATAACTCTTAAATCGGAAAATCCTAAATTTCACGATATATTTATTAAAAAAGAAGAGATTGCCGACGGGGATCACTTTGTAATAGGACGAGTTGTCTGGGTGTGGCAGAACATATGA
- a CDS encoding DEAD/DEAH box helicase, translating to MTFLLNFVLTKILFINIKYSMELYTDGKKLIISFYYDPALVEKVKTLPNRSFDPQTKNWILPLNLESFYVFRKAFPNAEIDKSVRNFDFNRQNNPLLNYVPPSGLTPYKHQIETLKFMLQQKQAAVFNTMGTGKTITSLMALDYLFQNGLIKKALIITPLLVMNDAWISDCNTYFPHLNIQKLSKNQNEAGEGIWIINWDMIKILFDYVIEEDEKTGKKIKRITKTFNFDFDCVLLDESAKARNVRTKRFEILKRYLPVEYTFILSGLPAPNTPLEYWSQFYLMDGGKTLGVNYWQFLSKHAYKTKFDWFITKDGAAAIKEKVVAKSIRFELEDCVDLPENITLWREVELDSEHLRNYDKIENEASALIENSNINTESSAKASKLWQAASGYVYDDIGRSVSLTKNNKKIEALREIIEEEFGRERVIVFAYFKSHIDEIIKALKGHFSIAAAYGGQNSGKSIADFKSGAVQILLANPVSVGTGLNLSVSKGIIWFSPVWDYEIFDQARKRVQRIGLKHKSLEVFMHAKDTIEYSMYWGLRHKKDMSSIILKSIKEKNKRKKLEGIY from the coding sequence ATGACGTTTTTATTAAATTTTGTATTGACAAAAATTCTATTTATTAATATAAAATATAGCATGGAACTATATACCGACGGCAAAAAATTGATTATCAGTTTTTATTACGACCCTGCTTTGGTAGAAAAAGTCAAAACCTTGCCTAACAGGTCTTTCGATCCACAGACTAAAAACTGGATATTACCTTTGAATTTGGAAAGTTTTTACGTATTCAGAAAAGCTTTTCCTAACGCCGAAATAGACAAATCCGTCAGGAATTTCGATTTTAACAGACAAAACAACCCTCTTTTAAACTATGTTCCGCCTTCCGGTCTTACCCCGTATAAACATCAGATAGAAACCTTAAAATTTATGCTTCAACAAAAACAGGCGGCGGTTTTCAATACCATGGGAACGGGTAAAACTATAACGTCTTTAATGGCTTTAGATTACCTTTTTCAGAACGGGCTAATCAAAAAAGCTTTGATTATAACCCCTCTTTTAGTTATGAACGACGCTTGGATTTCGGACTGCAATACTTATTTCCCGCATTTAAATATTCAAAAGTTAAGCAAAAATCAAAACGAGGCGGGAGAAGGCATTTGGATAATTAACTGGGATATGATTAAAATCCTTTTTGATTACGTTATAGAAGAAGACGAAAAAACCGGCAAAAAGATAAAAAGAATAACTAAAACTTTTAATTTTGATTTCGATTGCGTATTATTGGACGAATCGGCAAAAGCAAGAAACGTCCGGACCAAAAGATTTGAAATACTGAAGCGTTATTTGCCCGTAGAATACACTTTTATTTTGTCCGGGCTTCCGGCGCCTAATACCCCGCTTGAATACTGGAGCCAGTTTTATTTAATGGACGGCGGAAAAACTTTAGGCGTAAACTATTGGCAATTCTTAAGTAAGCATGCCTATAAAACTAAGTTCGACTGGTTTATTACCAAAGACGGCGCAGCCGCCATTAAAGAAAAAGTAGTAGCTAAATCCATAAGGTTTGAGTTAGAAGACTGCGTAGATTTGCCGGAAAACATAACGCTATGGAGAGAGGTTGAATTAGACTCGGAACATTTAAGAAACTACGACAAAATCGAAAATGAAGCTTCGGCTTTAATAGAAAATAGCAACATTAATACAGAATCGTCCGCTAAGGCTTCAAAACTCTGGCAGGCGGCGAGCGGTTACGTTTATGACGATATAGGGCGCTCTGTCTCGTTGACTAAAAACAATAAAAAGATAGAAGCATTAAGAGAAATCATCGAAGAGGAATTCGGCAGAGAGCGGGTTATTGTTTTTGCTTACTTCAAAAGCCATATAGATGAAATAATTAAAGCTCTTAAGGGGCATTTTTCAATAGCGGCCGCTTACGGAGGACAGAATTCAGGCAAATCTATCGCCGATTTTAAGTCGGGCGCCGTTCAGATCCTTTTGGCTAATCCCGTCAGCGTGGGAACGGGGTTAAATCTTTCTGTCTCTAAAGGTATTATCTGGTTTTCGCCCGTTTGGGATTACGAAATTTTTGACCAGGCGAGAAAAAGGGTGCAGAGGATAGGATTAAAGCATAAGTCCCTTGAAGTTTTTATGCACGCAAAAGATACGATAGAATATTCGATGTATTGGGGGTTAAGGCATAAAAAGGATATGAGTTCTATTATTTTAAAAAGCATTAAAGAGAAAAACAAAAGAAAAAAACTCGAAGGAATATACTAA